The genome window AACCAATTGTTCAGCCGTGCAAGGTCACATTATTGGTCGTCCAGTGCGCCCTGGCATAGCCAATCCATACTGGGGGGCATGAACGAAGATGTTGGGTTTATAAACAATCGACCCAATCTTGGCTGCCTCCGGATGATGAGATCATTGCGATTGATGAAAGAGTATGGCCTGGATCGTGGATGCAAGTGAATGTTAATGACTGACCAGCACGCGATTCCGGAGGCAGTCTGCCCAAAGCCTTGCCCCGCCTCGTGCCTCCCATTGCCGGTTATGACAAGCTGGCTGGATGCGGGCTTGTTATCGGGAGGCTGTTTAGGTATTAAACCCTCCGGATGCTGGAAACGCAGGACAATGCTGTTGTAAGGAATGCCGATATCAGGTGGCGTGTGGGATTGCTTGCGCCCCAGGCATTCCACTTTTATTCCAGTGAGGTGGTATCCGGAATGAGTTCGGTTCGCCTTGAACCGGGGCAAGGTGTGATCCCCGTTGATCTGCTCTATCGGCGCGATGAAGATATTCCCGAGCTGTTAGCCGCTGCTAAACTCGATGGCATGATACTGGGCCTGGATCGGGGGCGCTATGATAAATATCGAAAATACCTACCCGATATTCCGATGGTGAATGTGCATCCGGATAACCTTGGTCCGACAATCCCAACGATCGCCATTGACCCTCAGGCACTGGCCCGGGCGACGGTTCGTTATTTCAAGAGTCTCGGGGTGCGCAATATCGCTACGGTCAGCACGGTGAATACCGAAGCCCAGAAACGGGTACTCCATCATATCAGGGAATGCATGGCGGATGGCGGTGGCGAGTTTGACAGCTTTACGGTGGGTGTCAGTGGCATCACCACCAGTTATCAAAACCGGCATGAATTACCTGTTGTGGAAGGCCTGGACGATTGGTTGTCGCGGCTTGCCCGGCCGACGGGGATACTTTCCAGTGGTGGTTATACGGCGATTACCGTGGTTCAAGCTGCCCGGCGCCTGGGGATCGGGATTCCGGATTCGCTGTCGGTTTTAAGCCGGTCGGATGATAATGTATGCCTGTTTGCAGATCCACCGATCAGCAGTTTTCGCAGTGTTGGCAGTGTGGTGGGCAAACTTGCCATTAAGCTGCTTACCAAGCATTTGAATGGGCATCCACTCCCGCAGGATGAGATTGGCTTGCCGGCGCCCACGGTGGTGGAGCGCTACTCCACAGGGGTTCCCCAAGGGACCGAATCCTCGCTTGCCATGGCCGTGCATTACATCCGCCAAAATGCGTTCAAGGGAATCACCGTCGAAGATGTGCTTGATGCCAGTCCGGGCCTTTCCCGGAGTCGGCTTTACCGCGGTTTTGAGGAGCAATTTGGCAACAGCCCTGCGCATGAAATCCTGCGTCTGCGGATCGAGGAGGCGAAGTACCTTCTTCGTTTTAGTGGAAAATCCCTCACCGAGATTTCCGAGCAATGTTCATTTAAGAACGTGGCCCATTTTTCCACAGTCTTTACCCGGGAAGAAGGGATGTCTCCCGGAAAGTGGAGAAAAAAGTCAGTGTAGCGCGTGCTGGGCTCGGGATGTCCGCCGTTGGGACAAATCGACAATAGAATGGAATGGTCATCATTCCATGTTTCAGCGAGTTTCTAGCCGCAGACGTTCCATGGCTTTTTACTCACGAAGAGGGTAGGTAGGCAGGTCTCGATGCATCCCTTTCCATGTATTACTTAAACAAACACTGTCGCACCCACTCGGATCAAGCATCAGCCGGGAGTTTTGCCATCCGGTCCCTCGTCCGGTCCCGTAACGATCGGTTGGCCGTAAAAGGCATATATGGTTTACTCCTCTGCGCCGCTCTCATGCAGGGTGCTTTTCCCGTTTACGGAGAGATACTCCCCTTGACCAACCAGAGCTTCGAGGATGACGCCATCGGCGGTAACGAATTCCTCAACACCACACCCTCCGGATGGCAGCGCAAGATGCCCGATGGCCGTATCGTCGGGTTGATCGGCGAGAACCGCACTCTGGTGGCCAACACTGCGGCCGGAACCACATGGGCCCACCTACAGACCACCTCGGGTGCTCCGGCGGACCCACCTGGTATTGGCCAGGCCATTGGCGCTTTGGCGGATGGAGTATTCAGCGATCCGTCTCAGTCGAAGCTGTGGATACACTGTCTGGCAAGTCGACGCCTCAACGAAACCACCGAAATCCATGTGACGGCCTCCGTTTACGCCGCACCCGCAGGAGCCACTGACTGGACCAGTGGCACCCTGATTGACTCGGTTACCGTAGCAACGAACCTGACCAATTTGACCGATGGTGATCCCGGGTCGGTCGCGGCCCTGGCATTCAAGCTGGATCTCGATCACGCCTCAGCCCAGGCGGCGCACCCTGGCGGAAACTACTGGATTGTCCTCAGCAATACGATGCACAGTGCCGGGCAGCTTCAGCTCGACTGGATAAACGCCCAGACGGGTGACACCACCGATCCTGGCCCGATTGATTTTCCTCCCGATCCTCCCATCTCGGCGGCTGACCTTGTTCACGGGAATCTGATCCTTCTGAACGACAACGGCGGCTGGTGTTGGTACCAGGACGAACGGGCACTGGTCGACCGCGATAGCGGCGACCTCGTGATCGCCTCTGTTGCGAATTACCTTGGCTATGGAGGCGAGCCACGCGACGGAGACATGGATGTCACCACCTTTTCACAGACGACCGGCAAACGCACGCTGGTGACACTGGGGACCGTTCCGACGCTCAACAAGGGCGACGATCACAATGTGGCCGCTCTCTGGCAGCGCCCCGACGGAAGGTATCTGGCCAAGCACACCGGCCACAACTACGGAGCAGGTTACAACGATACCGTGGACTGGGGCGACGACAACGTGCCCAGAAGTTTCTGGAGGATCACCACCAACCCGAATGATGGTAGTTCCTGGGAGGCTGAACAGGCGTTCACCTGGCCGGAGAATGGCTCGGGTGATGATGACGTCACCTACACCAACATGCACTTCATGTCCGCTGAGGGCACTGGCCAGGGACGGTTGTACAATATCGCCCGAGCCGACGACCGCACCCCGCACATCGCTTACTCGGACGACCAGGGTGCCACTTGGACCTATGGTGGTAAACTCTCGACCACCACGACAGGAAACAGCTACTCGAATGGTTACTTCGTATTCTCGGGCAATGGGGTCGACCGCATCGACTTCATGTGTACCGAGCACCACCCGTACGACTACAACAACAGCATCTATCACGGCTACATTCAGGGAGGGAAGTCATACGATTCCTTCGGCAACGTCGTCGACGCCAACATCTTCGACCAGAGCGCGCCGGCCCCGCAGAATTTCACGCCGGTCTGGACGACGTCAGCGGTAAGTTCCACCTCCCTCCATCACGCCTGGACGATGGAGCTCGAGTGGATCAACGGCACCCCGTATGGGCTCTTCACCACGCGCTACGGCACGGCGGCCACTGGCGGGCAATCCGGTGACGCCGACCACCGCTTGTTCTACGCCCGCTTCGACGGGGTGGCCTGGCAAACCACCCAGCTATGCAAAATGGGCGACGGCCTGCATGCCGGCCAGAACGACTACACGGGGCTCGGCTCGATCCACCCGAACGATCCATCGACCATCTACATCTCCTCTGAATTTGATCCCCGCGATGATACGGCGCTGCCGAAACATGAGATTTTCAAAGGTGTCACCAACGACCAGGGTGCGAGCTGGTCGTGGACCCCGGTCACCGAAAACTCAACCGTCGAGAACCTGCGCCCGATTGTTCCAAGATGGCAGGACGGGTATACCGCCGTGCTCTGGCTGCGCGGCCGCTATCCTCACCAGCGCGACTATGACGAGTCACCGGTCGGTATCATCGATCGGCCGGACCAAGAAGTCGGAATGGTCACCTACCACGATGCCAGTCAAACTAACACCACCCTCGCCAACGGCTCGCCCCTGACTTTCACCGGCCCGGATAGCAACGATGGCTCCGCCGACGGTCAATGGCACCTGCACACGGGCCTCGGCAATGGCACCACCGCCTACACGGCCAATGAAAGCGGCAGCGAAAACGCACCCGCCATCAAGACCACCCTCACCGGTCTGGCAGACGGCAGCTATGATGTTTTTGCCTACTTCTGGTCGATGCCGGGTGACGACTGGCGAACCCGGGCCGGGTTTTCGACCTCCGACATGCTCGTGTTCCGTCGCTACTCGTGCCAGCAAGCCGAGACATCGCAGTTTGATGCCCCGGTCACGGTGCGCGACGACCAACAAGCCCTCTACCGCGCCTACATCGGCCGCCGGGTGGTCAGTGCAGGCAGTGCGATCACCGTGTATGTCGATGATTTTGATGGTGCTGCCGCAGCGGGCACCGAGCGCAGTGTTTATGATGGTCTCGGTGTGGCTCCTGTGCTTCCCGTGCTCCATGTCGCGGCGGGGGAGACCGTCACCTTGTCGTCCGCTGACGGCCCTTTTGCCTCCATCCATAACGAAGGCACACTCATCGTCAAGGGAAGCGCCGATCTGTCCGTGTCGGGTTCATTCACCAATGACGGCCTGCTTGATCTGTTGGTTTACAATGGCGCCGTGCCATCAGGTCTGGTGAACCATGGCAGTGTGCTGGATGCAACCAATGCCGATCTGACCGTTGCCATTACCCTGCAAGAGGAAGGGCATACCGTCACCCTGGGCGGTTATGCCGGACACAGCTACCAACTTCAGTCGTCGACGTCCCTTATGCCCGGCAGCTGGGAGGATGTGGGTGATCCGGTGGCGGGCACCGGAGTCAATGGCCATGCCGAGCCCATCGAGATCCCGCAACCGAATCCTGCAACAGCGTTGTTTTACCGCTTTGTCATCGATTAGCGGATATCCGATCCTCCGACCTGCCTTGTGAATATGAATCTGTTTTTCCAAACTCAATCTTCCGCACTGATCATGATTGCCACATTGACCATGGGGGGCATTAGCCCGGCCGGTGAACCGTTGACTCCATCACCCCAGGTCATCGGCAAAAAGCTGGTTGATAATTTTCTCGCCAGGGATCTTTGGTACATGGGTAGGCATGGGCTGGCCTATCCAGAGGCTTGCACCGCCCTCGGAGCCCTGGATTATGCACAGCTGACCAAGGATGATTCGCTCACGAAAAAGATCAAAAACCGATACCGCGCGTTTCTAACAGGAGATGATCCTCAAATCCTTCCGCGCCACCAGCATGTGGATATTTCTGTGAGTGGCGCCTTGCTTCTGCGCATCTACAGAAATACGGGCGACAAGGCCTACTTGCAGGCCGGACTCGTTGAGTTTGCGGATAAAACCTGGGCAAAGCCAAATGCAGAGGGTCTAACGCCGATCCGGCGCTGGTGGATTGATGATATGTACATGCTCACCATACTTCAGGCGGAGGCGTTCCGGGTGACGAACAATGCCAGGTATGCGGATCGCACAGCGCGTCTGATGTCGAGCTACATCGTCAAGCTGGCGCAAGCGGATGGTCTCTATTTTCATGCCGACAATGTCCCGATCCGTTGGGGGAGAGGAAACGGGTGGACGGCCGCAGGCATGGCCGAAGCCCTGGATGTGATCCCGCCGGAGGACCCGAACTACCAGACCGTGCTCACCGGTTATCAGCGGATGATGAAGAGCTTGCTCGATTGCCAGGCCGAAAGCGGCTTGTGGAGGCAGGTGTTGGATAAACCCGGGTTTTGGGAGGAAACTTCTGGCAGCGCGATGTTTGCTTTTGCCATGGCACGCGGAATCCGCCGTGGCTGGCTCAATGAAGCCGAGTATCAGCCCGCCGTAAACAAGGCTTGGAAAGCTCTCGTTGGCCAGATGGACGACAAGGCGAACCTTCAACTCGTTTGTGAGGGGACCAACAAAGAAAATGCGCTCGATCACTATATGAAACGGAAAAAAATCACCGGTGACCTCCACGGTCAGGCCCCCATGCTTTGGTTGGTGGCAGAGCTGATGCTCACGCAAAACAACCATGATGGAGGCCAGGGTGAGCCGTGATGGATTTTGAGTGCGATCCGGGACTCGGGTGATAAAATGGCTGGAGTGAAACAAATCGACAATAGAATAAGATCGCGGAAAGTTAGAATTTCAGCGAGAAGTGGGTTGGAATAGTTCCAACACGAACTGAGCCGGAGGCTGATCGAACGCATGAAAGCACTTACTATTTTCCTGAGAAGCATAGGTTGTATCCTGTTATGGCAGTGTCTAGCGACCTCTGCCGCCCAGGCGGTGGATTTATTTGTAGACCCCACCCGTGGTGACGACAAGCAATCGGGGGAAAGTGTGCAGCAGGCATTCAGAACCATCGAGGGTGCCCGTGACCACATCCGCAGGCATCAGCTGAATCAGCATTTGCAGGAGGACCTGGTGGTGCATCTGCGTGGTGGCCGGTATGCGCTTGCGAAAACGCTCGAGTTTACCGAGCAGGATTCCGGCTCCAACGGACACCGCGTTGTCTATCAGAATTATCAAAATGAAACACCCGTGCTCTGTGGCGGCGAGCCGATCACGGGGTGGAAAAAAGTGCCCGGCAAACCCTACTACGAGGCAGACGCAACCAAGGCATTGGCTCGCGCAGGATACTTCCGCCAGCTCTATGTGGATGGTGTCCGTGCCCAACGCGCGCGGTCGCATACCTATCTACAGAACACCCGCAAGCAGTGGTGGGACGATCCATCCACACCCGAGCCGTATGACGGGTTTTATATCAAGGCGAAGGACTACGCGCAGGTGAAGGACATGCGTGTGCTATACACCAAGGTGTTCAAGGTCGGCTATATGCCGGTTGACTCGATTCTTCCGTCGGACCAGGAGGGTGAGATGATTGTCAAGATGCAGCAGCCGGATTTTGGAATCTGGATGACCTGGGGCGATGTGAAGCGGAACCCGAAGTTTGAGTACATGATACTCAACGCCATGGAGGAACTCGATGAGCCGGGGGAGTGGTATGTGAACCGGAGCACAAAGAAAATCTACTACTACCCGGCAACAGCCCGGCAGGATATGGCTAAGGCTGTTAGTTTTGTGCCGGCGACTGAATTTTTACTGACCATCCGCGGTAAGAAGGGCGCGAAGGTGCACGATATCGAGTTCAAGGGTCTGAGTTTTCAATACGGCAACTGGAAGGCTCCGGAAAAACGTTTCCTCGGCCGGACCCAGGCGGAGATCGATGAGATGTACAAGAGCGAGATTCCCGGCCAGATCATCATTGATCATGCCGACCGCATTGTCATCCGTGACAGTCGGATTACCCATATGGCCTCCGTCGGTATCCAGCCCTACGAGGCCTGCAATGACATCCTCATCGAGGGGAACGTGTTTTACGATCTCACCGCCGCCGGTGTGAGTGTCGGGCGGTGGTATCTGAACAAGAAGGACTGTCCACCCGAGACAATCTGTCGCAACACCATGGTAAGAAACAACATCGTGCGCAACACCGGCCGCGATTATGAACAGGCCACGGGGCTGAATGTGTTCACTGCCTACGCCTGTAAATTTCACCACAACGATGTCTCCGACACCTCGTACACGGGTATCCACGCCCGCATCGGCGACTCTGGCTCGGTCCGTAAGGACATC of Akkermansiaceae bacterium contains these proteins:
- a CDS encoding substrate-binding domain-containing protein, with translation MLETQDNAVVRNADIRWRVGLLAPQAFHFYSSEVVSGMSSVRLEPGQGVIPVDLLYRRDEDIPELLAAAKLDGMILGLDRGRYDKYRKYLPDIPMVNVHPDNLGPTIPTIAIDPQALARATVRYFKSLGVRNIATVSTVNTEAQKRVLHHIRECMADGGGEFDSFTVGVSGITTSYQNRHELPVVEGLDDWLSRLARPTGILSSGGYTAITVVQAARRLGIGIPDSLSVLSRSDDNVCLFADPPISSFRSVGSVVGKLAIKLLTKHLNGHPLPQDEIGLPAPTVVERYSTGVPQGTESSLAMAVHYIRQNAFKGITVEDVLDASPGLSRSRLYRGFEEQFGNSPAHEILRLRIEEAKYLLRFSGKSLTEISEQCSFKNVAHFSTVFTREEGMSPGKWRKKSV
- a CDS encoding glycoside hydrolase family 88 protein, with the translated sequence MIATLTMGGISPAGEPLTPSPQVIGKKLVDNFLARDLWYMGRHGLAYPEACTALGALDYAQLTKDDSLTKKIKNRYRAFLTGDDPQILPRHQHVDISVSGALLLRIYRNTGDKAYLQAGLVEFADKTWAKPNAEGLTPIRRWWIDDMYMLTILQAEAFRVTNNARYADRTARLMSSYIVKLAQADGLYFHADNVPIRWGRGNGWTAAGMAEALDVIPPEDPNYQTVLTGYQRMMKSLLDCQAESGLWRQVLDKPGFWEETSGSAMFAFAMARGIRRGWLNEAEYQPAVNKAWKALVGQMDDKANLQLVCEGTNKENALDHYMKRKKITGDLHGQAPMLWLVAELMLTQNNHDGGQGEP
- a CDS encoding discoidin domain-containing protein, whose protein sequence is MKALTIFLRSIGCILLWQCLATSAAQAVDLFVDPTRGDDKQSGESVQQAFRTIEGARDHIRRHQLNQHLQEDLVVHLRGGRYALAKTLEFTEQDSGSNGHRVVYQNYQNETPVLCGGEPITGWKKVPGKPYYEADATKALARAGYFRQLYVDGVRAQRARSHTYLQNTRKQWWDDPSTPEPYDGFYIKAKDYAQVKDMRVLYTKVFKVGYMPVDSILPSDQEGEMIVKMQQPDFGIWMTWGDVKRNPKFEYMILNAMEELDEPGEWYVNRSTKKIYYYPATARQDMAKAVSFVPATEFLLTIRGKKGAKVHDIEFKGLSFQYGNWKAPEKRFLGRTQAEIDEMYKSEIPGQIIIDHADRIVIRDSRITHMASVGIQPYEACNDILIEGNVFYDLTAAGVSVGRWYLNKKDCPPETICRNTMVRNNIVRNTGRDYEQATGLNVFTAYACKFHHNDVSDTSYTGIHARIGDSGSVRKDIGAIEYKFNKVSRSQTAGRYGMDDGGHLYLHGVYPGSVVEGNYSLYHSTKGHGWEFYSDNWSHTIHWLNNVSRYSIHPKPVCWNWHGGSKGVVYENTWAEKGNLVGKTTAGRAKLINYVQVKDDKWPEAAVAVMENAGLQPPYRHLLDTIYGHKSLTEGRPVRSSSSLDAQHGPEAAVDRNWDSFWHTRIGGDGEGWLSVDLGEPFMIQRLEILPRQDMFQIHARKDFEIQGSNDRDFKTYTVLAEVNELHWYHGVQRHPSNLWERYLDPVEGYRYLRVKAGNTMGAFNLAEFNAFGYPATKKN